From a single Raphanus sativus cultivar WK10039 chromosome 3, ASM80110v3, whole genome shotgun sequence genomic region:
- the LOC108844102 gene encoding GRR1-like protein 1, producing MDLRLPSKVLEHIFSFVDSNEDRNSVSLVCKSWFETERLTRKRVFVRNCYAVTPAAVARRFPGMRSLTLKGKPHFADYNLVPDGWGGYAWPWIEAMAEKSPSLEELRLKRMVVTDECLEKIAASFKDFKVLVLTSCEGFSTDGLAAIAVACRNLTELELRECIVEDLGGDWLSYFPETLTSLVSLDFSCLDSEVKLSDLERLVSRSPNLKSLKLNRAVSLDALGSLLRLAPQLVELGTGSFSDKLDQEAVSKLAQVFTELKELKSLSGLWDVLPEYIPLLYSVCPGLTSLNLSYATVQMPDLVELLSRCSNLQKLWVMDLIEDKGLEAVASSCKELRELRVFPSGADVDETNVAMTEQGLVSVSEACPNLESVLYFCAQFTNAALATIAKTRPNLKCFRLCVIEPFAPDHKTHQPLDEGFKAIVESCKDLQRLSVSGLLTDKAFEYIGTHGKKLRMLSIAFAGDSDLMLHHLLSGCESLNKLEIRDCPFGDTALLENAAKLETMRSLWMSSCGVSFGACKLMSEKMPKLNVEVIDEHTPETRPDSSAVEKIYIYRTLAGPRLDMPEFVWTIHKNPEIGVSHLAIE from the exons ATGGATCTCCGGTTACCATCTAAGGTTCTTGAGCACATCTTCTCCTTCGTTGACTCCAACGAGGATCGAAACTCTGTTTCTTTGGTCTGCAAGTCATGGTTCGAGACCGAGCGGCTAACTAGAAAAAGGGTCTTCGTCAGAAACTGTTACGCGGTCACTCCCGCGGCGGTTGCACGGCGGTTCCCGGGGATGAGGTCTCTGACTCTTAAAGGGAAGCCTCACTTCGCCGACTACAACTTGGTTCCTGACGGTTGGGGTGGTTACGCTTGGCCGTGGATTGAGGCTATGGCGGAGAAGAGCCCGTCTCTTGAAGAGTTGAGGTTGAAGAGGATGGTTGTGACTGATGAATGCTTGGAGAAGATCGCTGCTTCTTTCAAGGACTTTAAGGTTCTTGTGTTGACTTCTTGTGAAGGTTTCTCTACTGATGGTCTTGCAGCCATTGCAGTAGCTTGCAG gaaccTGACAGAGCTGGAACTGCGAGAGTGCATAGTTGAAGATCTTGGAGGAGACTGGCTTAGCTACTTCCCAGAGACTTTGACTTCTCTAGTCTCTCTTGACTTCTCTTGTTTAGACTCAGAGGTTAAACTCTCAGACTTGGAGCGTCTGGTGAGCAGGTCTCCAAACCTCAAGTCTCTCAAGCTGAATCGTGCTGTGAGTCTAGACGCTCTCGGGAGCTTGCTTCGTCTAGCTCCACAGCTGGTTGAGCTTGGCACAGGTTCTTTCTCAGATAAGCTGGATCAAGAAGCGGTTTCAAAGTTAGCACAAGTTTTTACAGAGTTGAAGGAGCTGAAGAGTTTGTCTGGTCTTTGGGATGTCCTCCCTGAGTATATTCCACTTCTCTACTCTGTTTGTCCTGGTCTTACCTCGTTGAACTTGAGCTATGCTACTGTGCAAATGCCTGATCTTGTCGAGCTTCTTAGTCGATGTTCCAACTTGCAGAAGCTATGG GTAATGGACCTGATAGAGGACAAAGGTCTCGAAGCTGTTGCCTCGTCTTGTAAGGAGCTGCGAGAACTAAGGGTGTTTCCATCTGGAGCTGATGTCGATGAAACAAATGTAGCTATGACTGAACAAGGTCTGGTCTCTGTGTCTGAAGCCTGTCCAAATCTTGAATCTGTTCTCTACTTTTGCGCCCAGTTTACAAACGCAGCTTTGGCTACCATAGCAAAAACCCGTCCAAATCTCAAATGCTTTCGCCTCTGTGTGATAGAGCCATTTGCTCCTGATCACAAAACACATCAGCCACTTGACGAAGGATTCAAAGCGATAGTTGAGAGCTGCAAAGACCTTCAACGTCTCTCTGTCTCTGGTCTCCTCACTGACAAGGCCTTTGAATACATTGGTACACATGGCAAGAAGCTTAGGATGCTATCAATAGCGTTTGCTGGAGACAGTGACTTGATGCTACATCATTTGCTGTCTGGATGTGAGAGTTTAAACAAGCTAGAGATAAGGGATTGCCCTTTTGGAGACACTGCTCTGCTTGAAAACGCTGCGAAGCTAGAAACCATGCGGTCCCTTTGGATGTCGTCTTGCGGTGTTAGTTTCGGTGCTTGCAAGCTCATGAGTGAGAAAATGCCAAAGCTAAATGTTGAAGTCATTGATGAACATACTCCAGAGACAAGACCTGACAGCTCAGCAGTTGAGAAGATATACATTTACAGAACACTCGCGGGACCGAGACTGGACATGCCTGAGTTTGTGTGGACAATACACAAGAATCCAGAGATTGGAGTTTCACATCTAGCCATAGAGTAA